The nucleotide window AAAACAAAACGataaacgaacaaacgaaacgtgaagaaaATGCAGTGCTcgcaggcactacacaaaaacaagatcccacaaagcacaaaggggaaatggctgcctaaatatgatccccaaccagagacaacgataaacagctgcctctgattgggaaccataccaggccaacatagaaatataattacctagatgacccaccctagtcacaccccgacctaaacaacatagagaataaaaagctctctatggtcagggcgtgacattatgggaaaaatgaatggtggaaaaacagtggtgtaaagtactagtCAAGTTGTTTTTGAGGTACCTGTGCTTActctatttatatttttgattacttttagttttacttcactacattcctaaagaaaataatgtactttttactccatccattttccctgacatccaaaatTACTCATTacatttgaatgcttagcaggacagaaaaattgtccaattcatgctcttatcaagagaatatccctggtcatccctactgcctctgatctggcggactcactaaatacacatgcttcgtttgtaaattatgtctgagtgttggagtgtgcccctggctttccctaaataacaaaatataaataaaatggcATCTGGTTTGCTCAATATAAGAAATTTGAAAtaatttgtacttttacttttgcttttgatacttaagtatacttTAGCAATtaaatgtacttttgatacttgagtatatttaatccaaatacttttatactttttgtagtattttactgggtgattttcacttttaattgactaattttctattaaggtatctttacttttactcaagtatgacaattgggtactttttccaccaatgtGAAAAACTATTGGGCCtccaagtggtgcagcggtctaaggcactgcatcacagtgctagctgtgccactggTGATCCTGGTTCGAGtacaggctctgtcgcagccgtgaccgggagacccatggggcggcacacaattggcccagcgtctttcggggtaggggagggtttggccggcagggatgttcttgtcccatcggactctagcgactcctgtggcgggctgggcgcaatgcacgctgacacaatTGCCacgtgtacagtgtttcctctgacacattgatgcggctggcttctgggttaagcgggcattgtgtttcagaggacgcacggctcttgaccttcgcctctcctgagtccatgcgggagttgcagtgatgagacaagactgttggataccacaaaattgtgGAGAATAAGGGGTAAAAAATCTAttgatatatttaagcaataaggcggtgtgtggtgtggtgaagtgtggtatatggctaagggctgttcttaggcatggTGTAACTCATATTGGCTGTCAGCGCCCGAACCAGTTTATCATTtcaaataacattcttagaatgttctctgaacgttactaaagttttcttgtggtatttatggaaagttttcttaacttTCTTTGACCGACCGGAAACCGGTGGGaaacattatgctgaagtactgaaattcccacagaagaacgttgtttgtTAACGTtcttggaacaatttgagaacattactttaaataaAACCATGatgaaacctgtaggaaacattATCCTGAAGTACTGAAAATTCGCACCGAAAACATTGTTTCTTGATGTTttcaatgtcaaaccagttggagaatgtTCCTAGAACAATACCAACATTTTAATTAAATGTAACCTtttttgaacttttaggaaacgttctgttaaagtaatgaaataccaagaaaataaaAATTTtctgtcaagttccttaaatgtgctcaGAATGTTCCAAAGTCAAGCAATTATCCTGCACCATCCCCAGAAAGTTGTGGGGAGGTTGTATGTAAAATAACTCTAGCACAACCACGCTCTAACCAAGCTGTAAGGAACATATGGTTTTCAGAACGTTATTTGCTAGCTGGGGCGGGTCTAGCGAAGAGAGTGTTGCTTAATattgctatatacagtatatatatattgaagTTAAACTCATGTTTCCACATTTTTACAGGATGTAGGCCTATACAGCGTTGCGCCACATGTGATGTCACTAGGCTGATCGTATGAGTTGGTTTCTGCAGCCTAAACTCTTCTGTAAGTCTGAGTCTTCTGTACATTGTTTCCATCGAATGTACAGAAGCTTCTTTGTACATATCTTAGCTGTGTTTCAAACTATTTCTAACTGAAGAGAAACGAACAACCACTAACCTTTTTATGGGAAAGGATAGCAGCTTTGCTGAAACAGACGAGTAGGACGATGTCATGGCTCTGTCCAGCGTGCTGAAACTGTCATGTCCTTGCCTACGTTTGGAGAGGTTGGCCAAACTGCTAATATAATGTGGGCGAAACATTCACCTACGCAAACAAATGGGCAAGAGATAGGCGATTATAACTATGGCCTGTATGTCCGCCAGCCTGTAGCGTAATATCCATGTTGATAGGCCTATAGTCACATGCGTGAAAGGGCAATGAAGTGGATACATGAGTCTACATCGAGTCTAGGCTACAGAGTtgctttttaaaaaatgtttatgTCTCAAAGTTGGCTATTTTCGTAAATGATATTTTACTTTTGGCGTGAACTTTTTCTTGCATTTATGGGGCGATATACCCGAACATTCATTCGCATCACTCAATATCTCTCACGAATAAGCCTTGTTATTTATGAACGTTTATAGTTATAGATGTAAATGTTATCAAAATGAATCCAAAAGTTATCTAAATGTATTTGAATTATATTTTATTTGCACAAGGAAAGAACCCTAAATTGTTGTATGAGCAGAGCCTCACTCTTCAAAAGAAACAAAACAATTACTTGAATGTTGTCTCAAATCATGTCATAATATTCAACCTTTTATTTCTTGACAAGCTGCTTACACATTTATTGAGAATCCTCGACTAATGCAATGCCTACTCACAATTTGTTATGTCTTTAGCAATATTGCATCCTTCCTGTACACTTGCCGCTGTTTTTTCTATTGTGAATTAAAAAAATTCACTATGAGGAATCGAACAATTAAATAGCACAGCTGTGTTTCAAACCAGCCTATCCTAACGTATTTTCAGACACCCAGGTACCAGTTTATTTCTAATTATATTTCTAAATCTAATCTGCTATAGCCTATCTATGAAACTTTGACATAACACCACTGACGTAGGCTGTAGATTAGTAAATCACAGCCTAATGTTGACACGATGTAGGcgtaggctactacatgattaaTACATTACGCAACAAAGGTAATAGTaataacacaaataaataaaataacacttATATCACTTTATAGACCTATTGATTATATTATTCGGCGATTCTTGCAATATTATGTTTATCAAAGTGGCAGCACAGAGGCACGTCCTCAAAAGTGTATGTCATGACCTACTGCTCTTGACTTAAATTACTACTTTAAAATGTTGACacattgtgctgtgtgtgtgcgcttcAGAGCGCGTGTGGTTTTTGCGTAAAGCCAGCCTGTCGCGAAGCGCAGCGCGGATTGGTGGGCTCTGCTCGAGCAGCCTTGCAGACCACCTTGGGGTGCACGAGCTCTGTGCAAGACTCCTGCAATGACCTCTTTTACCAGTGATGAAAGAAGACTTTGGGCGGGGTTTAGGGTCGTGTTGAGCTCCTCATCACACCTGTTTCTACATCCCATGAAGAATAGCTCGAACGTGTTGCTGTGCAAaaagacatgaaaatggtccAAAAGTGGATGCAGACACTTGTTTTACTGTTCTTTTGTCAAGGTAAGTCAGACTTTTTCATATTACTATACTGTAGTACGTTCATTCCCTTCAGAGTAGGATAGTTTCAAAGTCATCGATGGATTTCAACGATGTTGCCAGAATACTTGCTCTCTCACAGACCTAGTTCATAAAAAGTGTTGCTATATAGGCTAGGCCTGCTCTACATAATTTTATATTGTATTTTAATTTCATTTTGAATGGTAACATATTTGTTGGCCTAATCAATTCTGTGTTTTAGGTTTGTCTAGAGtgtatttttttaatgaaatataTTGTTTAGGCTATAGCCTAAACATCATATGTGTCACGTTTCAGTAATTGCATTTTGAATTGGCCTAATAAGACATCTTCAGTAATAAATCATTAATTTATTCATTCGTTGAATCTCTAATTTGTTCTTTCGTACTTCTTTTTAATCACAAACGTTATCAGAAACTCTCCAACTGAGTTCTCTGACAGAGAAaacggatggagagagggtggagatcACTTGTGCACCAGTCTCTAAGACTAAGAGCAACATGGTGATTTGGTTTAGAGTGCAAGACAACGCTGGAATGGAGTTTATTGCATCGTTTAGTACCAAGGACGGTATGAAGAAAACAGACTTTAACAATGAGGTCTTCAGCGAGGAGCAGATCAACAAAAACATATTGATACTGAAGGCTTTCAAAAATGCTCGAGATAGTGGCGTCTACAGCTGTGCATCAATCAATGGTAACGCGCTTGTGTTTGGTGAAGTAACTCGACTTGTTGGGCCAGGTGAGTAGACTAGCTAGGCTACATTACATAAATAAATTGTATCAGAATAATACAATTatagaaataaatgtttttttaatcagAGGTTCTTTATAGCCTATTAACAGTCTGAAAGTTATCCATGCTAACACACCTCACTTTTTAGCCCctacgacaacaacaacaaccacgaCGACTACACCAATGACCACAGCCATAGAGCTAACCAGCTCTACAACTGCCAAGTCGTGCAAAGGTAGAATATTTAttgacatcatcatcatcacaggtATTCTTATCATAATATAAATGTCCTCATATTTTTGATCGAGTTGATTTGGATAATCATAGTATAATTTTTCATTATCCAATGGTGTTTATCATTGTAACACATTTATCCCAAATGTCTTCTGTGTTTGACTTGTGTTTTTGCAGTGGGAAAGGTGGACCCTACTGCATCCTGTGATTTGATCGTTTGGGCCCCATTGGCTGGTGGCTGtggcttcctcttcctcctcctcatcatcactgTATGCCACTGCAACCGTGAGTCCTGCATTCACTCACCAATATACCCCCATGTATCCATGAAACACCCACCCACCAAACAAAACAAGAGTATTGAACCAACTGATGTAAATATGCTGCCATCATTTTCCAGTTAGAATGTATGAACATTTTCATATAATTTccttataatttaaaaaatgtattattaataatattatatcaatattatatattatttatttgcTGTTTCTTTTGCTTCAGGGATAAGAACGAAACGATGCCCACATCATTACAAAAGACAGTACGTTTTCCTTCTTTAATATGTCAAACATGAGTCCTGTTATGATGTATGCAGCCTAGAAAATGTGTAGTTGAAAAAAGAGAATGTCCACACTTTTGGGAGTTTTCTCCCCTAAACGGTCCACCTGAGTTTGTAGTTGGAAAGACAAGCTCCTCTTATTTTTCTCTTGTACTCAGGCCGAGAATGGCAGCACCGGGGCAACAACATCCTACAGCCAACAACAGACTTTTCTAACCCTCAACAGGTATATCATGAATAAACTCTCCTCAACCTAAATGTTCCTTTTACATTCTAAATTGAGAGGTGTGTTTTAGTATAGGATAAAGCAGCATGCACAAGCTATGTATGAGCACAAAAATAATATATTGGTTCATTAATTATTTCACATAATAATCTTTTGT belongs to Salvelinus namaycush isolate Seneca chromosome 20, SaNama_1.0, whole genome shotgun sequence and includes:
- the cd8a gene encoding T-cell surface glycoprotein CD8 alpha chain, with the translated sequence MKMVQKWMQTLVLLFFCQETLQLSSLTEKTDGERVEITCAPVSKTKSNMVIWFRVQDNAGMEFIASFSTKDGMKKTDFNNEVFSEEQINKNILILKAFKNARDSGVYSCASINGNALVFGEVTRLVGPAPTTTTTTTTTTPMTTAIELTSSTTAKSCKVGKVDPTASCDLIVWAPLAGGCGFLFLLLIITVCHCNRIRTKRCPHHYKRQPRMAAPGQQHPTANNRLF